The following are encoded together in the Syngnathus scovelli strain Florida chromosome 12, RoL_Ssco_1.2, whole genome shotgun sequence genome:
- the slka gene encoding STE20-like serine/threonine-protein kinase isoform X4 — translation MSFFNFRKIFKLGPDRKKKQYQHVHRDVNPEEIWDIIGELGDGAFGKVYKAQNKLNGTLAAAKVIDTKTEDELEDYMVEIEILASCDHQHIVKLLDAFYFEGKLWILIEFCAGGAVDAIMLELERPLTEPQIRVVCRQTLEALVYLHENKIIHRDLKAGNILLSLDGEVKLADFGVSAKNTKTLQRRDSFIGTPYWMAPEVVMCETSKDRPYDYKADIWSLGVTLIELAQIEPPNHEMNPMRVLLKIAKAEPPTLMQPSRWTPEFNDFLRRALDKNVDNRWGPLQLLQHPFVASVVDCKPLRELIAEAKAEVTEEIEDSKEEEEEEEPDTPVCAPGHKRAPSDTSMASSEEDKVPSTPSSTLQSVTEKTEVEQAGDGSSDKLDESEPDKTEEEKHDEVPEAGDEDAASGLTEEPVSPGLEGHAEEIPAEPTASEEQIIDEVQTREENRKESPQEVELEKDHEEVTKEDESNQQMIGSAESDETLEDAHANLESVSEVEVEQVSKPDEMLQHELSDTANGADVILEGGGDIAAHIVGDAETNWSKNDSILTKPEEDISESPDQDPETTNEIRPSNGVCDDAINASEDAELPIKDDKEATPAEESTVHSETDSETKTEQGSPAVSRQDAEKDSDSGSSLAADCSSMDLNLSISSFLSKSKESGSVSLQESKRQKKTLKKTRKFMVDGVEVSVTTSKIVTDDDAKNEEMRFLRRQELRELRLLQKEEQRAQQELSNKLQQQREQILRRFEQETTAKKRQYDQEVEGLEKKQKQTIERLEQDHTSRLRDEAKRIKGDQDKELSKFQNMLKNKKKEEQEFLQKQQQELDGELKKIIQQHKVEIATIEKDCLNHKQQMMRAREAAMWELEERHLQEKHQQLKQQLKDQYFLQRHQLLKRHEKEMEQMQRYNQRLVEEMKNKQNQERVRLPKIQRSDGKTRMAMFKKSLRINASAVTTPEQERDRIKQFAFQEEKRQKNERLHQHQKHENQMRDLQLQCDTNIRDLQQLQNEKCHILIEHETQKLKELDEEHSQEIKEWRENLRPRKKALEEEFMRKLQEQEVFFKMSGESECLNPTAQSRVSKFYPIPHMHSSGS, via the exons ATGTCCTTTTTCAATTTCCGCAAGATCTTCAAGCTAGGGCCCGACAGGAAGAAGAAGCAGTACCAGCACGTCCACCGAGATGTCAACCCCGAGGAGATTTGGGACATCATCGGGGAACTCGGCGATGGAGCCTTCGGCAAAGTCTACAAG GCTCAGAACAAGTTGAACGGGACCCTCGCCGCCGCCAAAGTCATCGACACAAAGACGGAGGATGAACTGGAGGACTACATGGTGGAAATTGAGATCCTGGCCTCCTGCGACCACCAACACATCGTCAAATTGCTGGACGCCTTCTATTTCGAGGGCAAACTCTGG ATCCTGATTGAGTTCTGCGCGGGTGGTGCCGTGGACGCCATCATGCTGG AACTCGAGCGGCCCCTGACGGAACCGCAGATCCGGGTGGTGTGCAGGCAGACCCTGGAGGCTTTGGTCTACCTGCACGAGAACAAGATCATCCACAGAGACCTGAAGGCTGGCAACATTCTTCTTTCCCTAGACGGGGAAGTTAAACTTG CGGATTTTGGGGTTTCTGCTAAAAACACAAAGACGTTGCAGAGAAGAGATTCTTTCATCGGAACGCCGTACTG GATGGCGCCAGAAGTGGTGATGTGCGAGACGTCCAAGGACCGCCCGTACGACTACAAGGCGGACATCTGGTCCCTCGGGGTGACCCTGATTGAGCTGGCGCAGATCGAGCCGCCCAATCACGAGATGAATCCCATGAGAGTGCTGCTGAAAATAGCCAAGGCCGAGCCGCCCACCCTCATGCAACCCTCCCGCTG GACACCAGAATTCAACGACTTCCTCCGCAGAGCTCTTGACAAGAATGTGGACAACCGGTGGGGTCCGTTGCAGCTTCTACAG CATCCATTCGTCGCCAGCGTCGTGGACTGCAAACCTCTCCGAGAGCTCATCGCAGAAGCCAAGGCTGAAGTCACAGAGGAGATCGAAGACagcaaagaagaggaagaggaggaagagcccGACACGCCCGTG TGCGCTCCCGGACACAAACGAGCACCGTCCGACACGAGCATGGCGAGCTCAGAGGAAGACAAAGTTCCGTCAACGCCGTCATCCACGCTCCAGTCTGTCACAGAAAAGACAGAGGTGGAGCAGGCTGGAGACGGGTCCAGTGATAAGCTGGATGAAAGTGAGCCTGACaagacagaggaggagaaaCACGACGAGGTGCCCGAGGCCGGTGATGAGGACGCCGCCTCCGGGCTGACGGAAGAGCCTGTCTCACCGGGGCTTGAGGGCCACGCCGAGGAGATTCCCGCTGAACCGACCGCCTCGGAGGAACAAATCATAGATGAAGTTCAGACGCGGGAAGAAAACAGAAAGGAATCTCCACAAGAAGTAGAACTTGAAAAGGATCACGAAGAGGTGACCAAAGAAGACGAGTCAAATCAGCAGATGATCGGATCGGCAGAATCGGACGAGACGCTGGAGGATGCGCATGCCAACCTGGAGTCTGTCTCAGAGGTGGAGGTCGAGCAAGTGAGCAAGCCAGACGAGATGCTTCAGCATGAACTGAGCGATACCGCCAATGGCGCTGATGTTATTTTGGAAGGCGGAGGTGACATCGCAGCGCACATAGTGGGAGACGCAGAAACCAATTGGAGTAAGAATGATTCGATTCTAACAAAACCCGAGGAGGACATTTCCGAGTCGCCCGATCAGGACCCGGAGACAACTAACGAGATCAGACCTTCAAACGGAGTGTGTGACGACGCCATCAACGCATCTGAGGATGCAGAGCTCCCGATTAAGGATGACAAAGAGGCAACGCCGGCAGAGGAGAGCACCGTCCACAGCGAAACAgactccgagaccaaaacggagCAGGGAAGCCCCGCCGTGAGCCGGCAGGATGCCGAGAAGGACTCGGACTCCGGAAGCAGCTTGGCCGCCGACTGCAGCAGCATGGACCTCAATTTGTCCATCTCCAGCTTCTTATCCAAAAGCAAAGAGAGCGGCTCAGTGTCCTTACAG GAGTCCAAGCGGCAGAAGAAGACACTGAAAAAGACGCGCAAGTTCATGGTGGACGGCGTGGAGGTCAGCGTGACCACGTCCAAGATCGTGACCGACGACGACGCCAAGAATGAGGAGATGCGGTTCCTGAG GAGGCAGGAGCTGCGGGAGCTGCGCCTGCTGCAGAAGGAGGAGCAGCGAGCTCAGCAGGAGCTCAGCAACAAGCTGCAGCAGCAGAGAGAGCAGATCTTGCGGCGTTTTGAACAGGAAACCACA GCGAAGAAGCGGCAGTATGACCAGGAGGTGGAGGGCCTGgagaagaagcagaagcagaCCATCGAGCGGTTGGAGCAGGACCACACCAGCCGGCTGCGAGACGAAGCCAAACGCATTAAAGGGGATCAGGACAAAGAGCTCTCCAAGTTCCAGAACATGCTGAAGAACAAGAAGAAAGAG GAGCAGGAGTTCCTCCAGAAACAGCAGCAGGAGCTGGACGGGGAGCTGAAGAAGATCATCCAGCAGCATAAAGTGGAGATCGCCACCATTGAGAAGGATTGCCTCAACCACAAGCAGCAGATGATGAGAG CACGGGAGGCGGCCATGTGGGAGCTGGAGGAGCGCCACCTGCAGGAGAAACACCAGCAGCTCAAGCAGCAGCTCAAGGACCAGTACTTCCTACAAAGGCACCAGTTGCTCAAGAGGCACGAGAAA GAGATGGAGCAAATGCAGCGCTACAACCAGCGCCTGGTGGAGGAGATGAAGAACAAGCAGAACCAAGAGAGGGTCCGCCTGCCCAAGATCCAGCGCAGCGACGGAAAGACGCGCATGGCCATGTTCAAGAAGAGCTTGCGCATCAACGCCTCGGCCGTCACCACGCCGGAGCAGGAGCGAGACCGCATTAAGCAG TTTGCTTTTCAGGAAGAGAAGCGTCAGAAGAACGAGCGTCTCCACCAGCACCAAAAACACGAGAACCAGATGAGAGATCTACAGCTGCAGTGCGACACCAACATCAGAGACCTGCAGCAGCTACAG aACGAGAAATGTCACATCTTAATTGAGCACGAGACCCAAAAACTGAAAGAGCTGGATGAGGAGCACAGTCAGGAAATCAAGGAGTGGAGAGAGAACCTCAGACCCAGGAAGAAG GCGCTGGAGGAGGAGTTCATGCGGAAGCTCCAGGAGCAGGAGGTCTTCTTCAAGATGAGCGGCGAGTCGGAATGCCTTAACCCCACCGCCCAGAGTCGTGTGTCCAAGTTTTACCCCATCCCGCACATGCACAGCTCCGGATCGTAG